A genomic stretch from Thunnus maccoyii chromosome 19, fThuMac1.1, whole genome shotgun sequence includes:
- the LOC121885151 gene encoding protein FAM222A isoform X2, producing the protein MLACIQRRQNLSSQRLACTPKSLDVPPPPLLLPVLQPRTHKGEPASMISRYPSPAELDAFAQKTANSPLSIKIFPSDVRVPQHKQLNKTVNGLDTTGQRYSPYSHPYSGGYQGLLAIVKASVVVKGVVKNHEGRRTKHANTQTSVAPYNNPLNNGYTARHGHKVYHISSCKPPDVPIETLCSSAGMASGDQSLAPQSELAEVQSLMREMSRVPHSQALQLGGEARASPSLQAVAAVAHSDSDFVLGVPPQSSLAFTGAVLPTQSADVAKAGYLEKGDYRVWQHKHQIQPQPYQQGAVRMYSGAPGHRAADTGVGQSPETGLPLACPSQLSYRLHPPSVGAGQERDSGSSLNCAAMQGEFSVGQYFAPLWDGVVATPNSDCYTSQVLATGTCAARPRDLGLSHPHPHLHANRHHQHHHHHPQRHQPQLHPHPLPHAQAYNACGLPSSSLCHAAVLSSSLQSLECLISEIHPRCIKEHMLGRGYEAMGMPQLLEHHQQTHIQLPVYR; encoded by the exons ATGCTGGCCTGTATTCAGAGACGGCAGAACCTCTCATCGCAGCGTCTAGCCTGCACACCCAAAAGCCTCGATGTTCCACCACCGCCATTACTGCTGCCAGTACTGCAGCCACGCACCCACAAAG GGGAGCCAGCCTCCATGATTTCTCGGTACCCTTCTCCCGCAGAGTTGGATGCTTTTGCCCAGAAGACTGCCAACAGCCCTCTGTCCATCAAAATCTTTCCATCTGACGTCCGGGTACCACAGCACAAACAGCTTAACAAAACAGTCAACGGCTTAGACACCACAGGCCAACGCTATAGCCCCTATTCACACCCGTACTCAGGAGGCTACCAGGGCTTGTTGGCCATCGTCAAGGCCTCTGTAGTGGTCAAAGGAGTGGTGAAAAACCATGAGGGCAGAAGGACTAAACACGCAAACACCCAGACTTCTGTGGCACCCTATAATAATCCTCTGAATAATGGCTACACAGCCAGACATGGGCATAAGGTCTATCATATAAGCTCATGTAAGCCTCCTGATGTACCCATTGAGACACTTTGTTCTAGCGCTGGGATGGCCTCTGGAGATCAGAGCCTGGCCCCCCAGTCTGAGCTGGCAGAGGTTCAAAGCCTCATGAGAGAGATGAGCAGAGTTCCCCACAGCCAGGCCCTGCAGCTGGGGGGGGAGGCGCGAGCCAGCCCCTCGCTGCAGGCTGTGGCTGCAGTGGCACATTCAGACTCCGACTTTGTCCTGGGAGTGCCACCACAGAGCAGTCTGGCATTCACGGGGGCAGTTCTACCTACGCAGAGTGCAGATGTAGCCAAAGCTGGGTACTTGGAGAAAGGAGACTACAGAGTGTGGCAGCACAAACATCAAATTCAGCCACAGCCCTATCAGCAGGGAGCAGTGAGGATGTACAGTGGTGCTCCGGGGCACAGAGCAGCTGATACCGGGGTTGGCCAGTCTCCCGAAACTGGCCTCCCTTTGGCATGCCCCTCACAGCTTTCATATAGGCTGCATCCCCCCAGTGTGGGCGCGGGGCAGGAGCGAGACAGCGGCTCCTCTCTGAACTGTGCCGCCATGCAGGGGGAGTTCTCTGTTGGACAGTACTTCGCTCCTCTCTGGGACGGCGTCGTGGCCACCCCGAATAGCGACTGTTATACTTCTCAGGTGCTGGCAACGGGTACATGTGCAGCCAGGCCTAGAGACCTGGGACTCTCCCATCCCCATCCCCATCTCCACGCAAACCGCCATCAtcaacaccaccaccatcacccacAGCGTCACCAGCCACAGCTCCaccctcatcctcttcctcatgcCCAGGCCTATAACGCATGCGGGCTCCCTAGTTCTAGCCTGTGCCACGCTGCAGTACTGAGCAGCAGCCTGCAGTCTCTGGAGTGCCTCATCAGTGAGATCCACCCCCGCTGCATCAAAGAGCACATGCTGGGCCGTGGGTACGAAGCCATGGGGATGCCTCAGCTACTGGAGCACCACCAGCAAACCCACATTCAGCTCCCCGTCTACAGATAA
- the LOC121885151 gene encoding protein FAM222A isoform X1 — protein sequence MLACIQRRQNLSSQRLACTPKSLDVPPPPLLLPVLQPRTHKDYSLVPSLAMIPTDLQHDLGEPASMISRYPSPAELDAFAQKTANSPLSIKIFPSDVRVPQHKQLNKTVNGLDTTGQRYSPYSHPYSGGYQGLLAIVKASVVVKGVVKNHEGRRTKHANTQTSVAPYNNPLNNGYTARHGHKVYHISSCKPPDVPIETLCSSAGMASGDQSLAPQSELAEVQSLMREMSRVPHSQALQLGGEARASPSLQAVAAVAHSDSDFVLGVPPQSSLAFTGAVLPTQSADVAKAGYLEKGDYRVWQHKHQIQPQPYQQGAVRMYSGAPGHRAADTGVGQSPETGLPLACPSQLSYRLHPPSVGAGQERDSGSSLNCAAMQGEFSVGQYFAPLWDGVVATPNSDCYTSQVLATGTCAARPRDLGLSHPHPHLHANRHHQHHHHHPQRHQPQLHPHPLPHAQAYNACGLPSSSLCHAAVLSSSLQSLECLISEIHPRCIKEHMLGRGYEAMGMPQLLEHHQQTHIQLPVYR from the exons ATGCTGGCCTGTATTCAGAGACGGCAGAACCTCTCATCGCAGCGTCTAGCCTGCACACCCAAAAGCCTCGATGTTCCACCACCGCCATTACTGCTGCCAGTACTGCAGCCACGCACCCACAAAG attACAGCCTTGTTCCTTCACTTGCTATGATTCCCACTGACTTGCAGCATGATCTAG GGGAGCCAGCCTCCATGATTTCTCGGTACCCTTCTCCCGCAGAGTTGGATGCTTTTGCCCAGAAGACTGCCAACAGCCCTCTGTCCATCAAAATCTTTCCATCTGACGTCCGGGTACCACAGCACAAACAGCTTAACAAAACAGTCAACGGCTTAGACACCACAGGCCAACGCTATAGCCCCTATTCACACCCGTACTCAGGAGGCTACCAGGGCTTGTTGGCCATCGTCAAGGCCTCTGTAGTGGTCAAAGGAGTGGTGAAAAACCATGAGGGCAGAAGGACTAAACACGCAAACACCCAGACTTCTGTGGCACCCTATAATAATCCTCTGAATAATGGCTACACAGCCAGACATGGGCATAAGGTCTATCATATAAGCTCATGTAAGCCTCCTGATGTACCCATTGAGACACTTTGTTCTAGCGCTGGGATGGCCTCTGGAGATCAGAGCCTGGCCCCCCAGTCTGAGCTGGCAGAGGTTCAAAGCCTCATGAGAGAGATGAGCAGAGTTCCCCACAGCCAGGCCCTGCAGCTGGGGGGGGAGGCGCGAGCCAGCCCCTCGCTGCAGGCTGTGGCTGCAGTGGCACATTCAGACTCCGACTTTGTCCTGGGAGTGCCACCACAGAGCAGTCTGGCATTCACGGGGGCAGTTCTACCTACGCAGAGTGCAGATGTAGCCAAAGCTGGGTACTTGGAGAAAGGAGACTACAGAGTGTGGCAGCACAAACATCAAATTCAGCCACAGCCCTATCAGCAGGGAGCAGTGAGGATGTACAGTGGTGCTCCGGGGCACAGAGCAGCTGATACCGGGGTTGGCCAGTCTCCCGAAACTGGCCTCCCTTTGGCATGCCCCTCACAGCTTTCATATAGGCTGCATCCCCCCAGTGTGGGCGCGGGGCAGGAGCGAGACAGCGGCTCCTCTCTGAACTGTGCCGCCATGCAGGGGGAGTTCTCTGTTGGACAGTACTTCGCTCCTCTCTGGGACGGCGTCGTGGCCACCCCGAATAGCGACTGTTATACTTCTCAGGTGCTGGCAACGGGTACATGTGCAGCCAGGCCTAGAGACCTGGGACTCTCCCATCCCCATCCCCATCTCCACGCAAACCGCCATCAtcaacaccaccaccatcacccacAGCGTCACCAGCCACAGCTCCaccctcatcctcttcctcatgcCCAGGCCTATAACGCATGCGGGCTCCCTAGTTCTAGCCTGTGCCACGCTGCAGTACTGAGCAGCAGCCTGCAGTCTCTGGAGTGCCTCATCAGTGAGATCCACCCCCGCTGCATCAAAGAGCACATGCTGGGCCGTGGGTACGAAGCCATGGGGATGCCTCAGCTACTGGAGCACCACCAGCAAACCCACATTCAGCTCCCCGTCTACAGATAA